The Neosynechococcus sphagnicola sy1 genomic interval CCCTCCCAAAAGTGGGTTATTGGCATTTTATTCCCAACGGAAAAGTTAGAAAAACTCCAACAGCAATACCTCTGGCTGGTGATTTTCTCTATGTCGAAAGATATGGTGTTAATGTGTGTTGTTATTGCCCTGATCTCCCAACTAACGACCCGCCCATTACGAGCACTCATCATCACTACGGAAGAAATGGCTCAGGGAAACCTCAATACCAACTTACCCCCCGTAACTTCTGTGGATGAAGTGGGGCGGTTAACCCAATCTTTCCGGAGAATGCGCGACTCGCTTCTGCTCCATATTCACAATCTGAAAGAGACGACTGCTGCCAAACAAAAACTAGAGAGTGAACTCTCCATTGCAGCACAAATTCAACGTACAATGGTACCTCGAACAAATGTCCTCAGTGCGCCCTCTTCACCCTATGAAATCTCTGCTTTATTAAAACCCGCTCGGTTCGTGGGAGGTGATTTCTACGATTTCTTTCTACTAGGAAGCGATCGCCTGTGCTTGATTATTGGAGACGTAGCCGGCAAAGGATTTCCTGCGGCACTGCTGATGGCACGCACCATAACCTTAATTCGCACACTGACCAAAATCTCCAGTACCCCCCAGGATATTCTAAGTACCGTTAATCAGGAGTTATGTAGGGAAAATGAAGAATGTTTATTCGTCACGATTTTTTGCGGTGTCCTAGATCTGGACACTGGCAAATTCATTTTTGCGAGTGGTGGTCATGATGCCCCGTTACTCATGCGGCATCAACAGGTTCAGCATTTAGAATTGGTAACTGCATCTCCCCTAGGGCTGTATGAAGATTCCGTATTCTCGCAAAATGAGTGTGTCCTTGTTCCCAATGATTTAATCCTATTTTATACTGATGGCATCACAGAAGCAATGAACTCCCAGGGTGAACTATTCTCGGAGACACGTTTAGTTAAGCTGATGACCTACTATCCACCCACGAGTTCTCTCCGAGCAGTTCGCACTGTTGAGCAATTTTGCCAGAAATTTGTCGGGAACGCTCCTCAATCAGACGATATCACCTTATTCGCTTTGAAGTATCTACCCTCAAGTCCATTTTCTCAAGCAGAAAATGTTATGAAATGGCACCTGACCCTCAACAGTAAATTAACCGAGCTAGAAGCAGCAAGACAATACTTAGGCAAGATTTTACAGGCAGCTCATCTGAAGATGGAATTGATTGAAGATGCCCAATTTATCCTTGAAGAGATATTGGTTAATATTATTCAATACGGATATGAAAATCGTAGCGATGGCTATATTGACTTGCGGATTGAAATTAATACTCAACAGTTAAGGATGATCTTTGAAGACAATGGTAAGCCTTTTAATCCCCTAACTGAAATTCTTCCACCCGATCTGACAATGAATGATGAGCAACGGTCCCAGGGCGGACTAGGAGTTTTTTTTGGTAAAAGCAATTGCAGAGCAGGTAAACTATGTTTATCTGAATGGCAAGAATATTCTAACGGTCTGTCAATCAACCGCTAAAGAAACTTAGACTCAGCCAATGACAACTCAACCATCCATCCTTGATTAAAAGATAAAGTCTATGGCATTGCAAATTCTTGTTGAAAACACGAACTCCAGTACCTTGCGTCTAGCTCTGAATGGTCAACTGGATACCCTCACTGCAACTGAGTTAGATCAATCAATTCAAAATACCTTGACTCCTAGCATCAACACCCTAGTTTTAGATCTTCAGAACTTGAGTTTTGTCTCCAGTGCCGGTCTAAGGATCTTTGCCAAGACTCGGAAAATCATGAAATCAAGAGACGGTAAGCTATTTTTCACCAATCTTACTCCCCAAGTTCAGAAAGTATTTGATATTGTTAAGGCTGTTCCTCTTTCTGAAGTTTTCCGCAATACCAAAGAACTAGATGAATACCTGGCATTAATGCAATCGAATGTAGATTAAGCGGGTAATTAAAACGCCCATTCAAGCGTGAAGTGCATCACCTAGAGATCTTCCTAGCAGGGGCTCATAGGAATACTCTGATGTTTAGTACAACATCGGGACAGCCCTATGAGCTACATACAGCTTACAGTTTCCGAACGGTTTGAGCTATACAAACCTATGTCAACGAAAAATAGGCCAAGGTGCCCCGTCAAGTGCAGGTGACACCTAAAAAAACGGGAGGCTAACGCTTCAATCTAATGAGTTATGGTCATTTGTGGACAACAAGGGCAACCAACAATGGGTATGGTTGGCGCTTGATGCTGACACGCGTGAAATTGTGGGTGTTTACATTGGCGCAAGGGATGAAGCGGCTGCGCGTAAATTGTGGGACTCGTTGCCTCCGGTGTATCGTCAATGTGCGATTGCTTACACCGATTTTTGGGCGGCCTTTGCGGCAGTGCTACTGAGCAAGCGCCTACGCCTTCGGCGGAGCGAAGCGCTACGAGCAGTTGGTAAGGAAACCAGCAAGACTAGCTACATCGAGCGCTGCAACAACACTTTGAGGCAACGGGTGTCTCAACTAGTCCGACAAACCTTGTCCTTCTCAAAATCGGTGCAAAATCACATTGGTGCCATCTGGTATTTCATCCATTACTACAACGCATCATTACTTGCGTAGCACTACCCCCGCCTCAAACGCGGCATGAAGGGGCGATTAATGCCCCTCATCGACAGATTGCTGCTCCGGCGGCGGGCCATCATTGAGTCGGTCATTGACCAACTCCAGAACATTTCCCAGATTGAACATTCTCGTCCTCGCTTTCCGGTCAACTTCTTGGTCAACTTGGTCTGTCGCTTGATAGCCTACTGTCATCAACCTAAGAAACCTGCTCTCGTCCTCGATCTACATTTACGTCCGGCTTCACCCGAACTCACGTTGAATCAGATTACAAGTGAGACATCCGCGGTCTATATTAAAGGTACAAAAGTTTTGGTTCTGAGCTACCAGACCTTCACCAACTGGGAGCAGTTGATCTCGCAGTTGCCTTGCAAAATCCTCGCATTGGGGTCTAAATGGACATTCAGGAGCGGCTAAGTCGACAACGGGTGCATTATATCGTCAGTAGCTACCAATTAGCGGGTGATGAAACTGCGGCTTTTGAGGACTACTTAGAGGATTTAATCAGTACCTATCCACTGCCCTTGATTGAATTAGCCCTCACTGAAACCTTGGTTCATCACTGGTTGCAGTTGCCACTCCTAAGAGGTATCGGTTTCTTGGTGCCGGTGCATCAACGCTTAAAGTTTTGGCAGGGTCATCCCATTACTAGTACCCTGACTCCGGAGCAGTTCCAACAGATCACGGGTCTTGATCCGCAACCAATTTTTGGATCCTATCAACGATCCCCAACCACAGCCTATCCGTAACTGGATGTCTCCTGAATCTTAAAATCTCTCCGCTGAGTCAACACAATTTATGTCTACAGGGCTCGACTTCCCCCAGCATTAGCTAAAATCTGTCAGGTAATCAGGAGTCTACCTGCAATCCCCTTCATTCGTGACTTCAGCTCTGTTTGTCGATGCAGTCCCTGATTTGTGCGCCGATCGCTTGCAGGAGCTGAGTTTGGCTCCAACCCTGGTAAAGATGGGCGGCGATCGCACAGCCCCCTGCTCCTACCCCTTCTTTGACATAACCCTGTTCGTAAACTTGGAGCTGAGGATAGGGGGCTGGGGCAAAACTGAGTTGCGTCGCCAGCAGACAGGGGGTAATTCCATAATGGCTGCCAATCAGTGTCGCTAACCCCGCGGTATCCCCGGTGGGATCCTCCGCCACCCAGCGGGTGGTGCCCACAACCACCTGTTGGGGTTGCCAGTTCAGGGCATAGGTTTGGGCGATCGCACAGCAGAGCGCAAAAACCGCCAGCATTTGGGTGCCCCCTGCCAAGAGTATCCCACAGGACTGACTAGCGGCGATCACCATGCTAGCCACGGCCACCTGCATCGGATCTCCAACGGCGGCCAGCAACTGCCAGGGATCAACGGTGGGTTGCTGCCAGAGTCCAGCGCGTTGCAATCCTTGTTGCACACAGTCCCACTTCTGGGCATGGTTGCAGGTGGGGTGGCTGCTATTGACCTTGCCCCCAGCGGCAATCCCTAAACCCGTTAAAACCGCTAGAGCTGTGGTTGTGCCCCCGACCACGCATTCACTGAGGATCAGATAGCTATCGCTGGCCGCTACCGCTAGGGTTTTTCCCCATTGTTGACCCTGGTGAAACAGGGTGTGAACGGTTGCCAGATCAAGTGCCTGTCCTTGGGTGAGACAGCGGGCGGGCTGCCCCTGGAGATCAATAGCAGGGACGGAGAGGGGATGGGGCAGCCCCGCATTAAATAGCCAGCAGGGGAGGTGCAGACCGGCAATTACCGCCCGTGAAATTACCACCGGAGAAGCCCCAGCGACGAGGGGGGGGTAGGGGATGATGGGGGGTGGATTGGGCACCATTGACTAAAAACTCGGCATCGGCGATCGCCGTCCATTGGCGATCAGCGGGGGTGGCACCGGCTGCCGAAATCCCTGGAATCAGCGCCGTTGCCGTAAAGCCCAACACACAGACGAAGTGAGGCCGTTGTCCTTGGTAGCGCTGGAGCCATTGTTGTCCTTGGGTCGGCTGGGTGTAGATCTGAATCAAACGAGTTCCTAGTGCATCCGTGGCATCAACTGTCTTCAAGCAAGACTTGCACCCAGGTTGGTGGGTCGGGGATGGGATTGCCTAAACGTTCTAAGAGCCACCAGGCAACGAGGTGAACCACAAATACATAGAGGATGCTATTGAAGACCACCAATCCGAGGGCACTGGCCTGCACCAACAGCAGATCGGGCTGGATCAGCCAACCTAATTTGAGGAATAGCCAGTCCAGAGTTCCACGAATTTGAACGGTGACGTAGAGCCATAGGTCTTCCCCGGCCAAGATTGACAATAGCCAAATCCGAAACAGCAGCCCAATGGCACCTAGTAAGCTGCCCAAACTAATCGAGACCCACCATTGCGTTCCTCGGTGCCAGCAATAGCCCAGTAGAACCCCCAGGAACCCAAAGGGCATGACAAATAAAATACTCCGAGCGGGGCCCATCAACACCGAGAGTAGCAAACCGGATACCAAGGCTGCCATCCAGGCGGCGCGGTTACCCCAGCGCAGATAGACAAGGGCAATCGGGAGCGGAAACAACAGGCGTAGCAACGGCCCCAAGGGGAAATAGGCATTCACTAGCCAGATCAAACTAGCGGCACTTGCTAGGAATGCTGTTTCCACCAATATCAGTGCCGGATCAGGCGCCAGGGGTTTTCTCGGTCGGCGGGGGGGAAGAATATCAGGGGTTAGAATCGTCTCAGGGTCGAAATTGTCGTTGGTTTCTGAAGCAGAAGCCGAATTATCTTCAAGCGGTACACTCATACCAAGAGTTTTTCCAAGGCAACCACATCGGGAATCGAGAGACTATCCCGATCGCGGACAATTAAGGCTTTCTTTTCCAGCTTACTGAGAACGCGGGTAACTGTCTCCCTTGCCAGACCACTGAGGCTACTCAATTCCCGGTGGGGCAGGTTGGGGATTTCCAATCCTTGCTGCCCTTGTTTACCCTGACCATCTGCCAAAAACAGCAGGATGTCTGCTACCCGAGAGGTGCTATCGGACTCCCGCAGCCGTAGTCGTCGATTCAACTGGCGCAGTCGCCGTGCCATCAACTGCGCCAGACGAATTCCGGCCATGGGTTCAGTGTGCAGGAGTTGCACAAAATCCTGGGCAGGCATATTGCCCACCATCGTTGCTGCCAGGGTGATCACATCCGTGGAGCGAGGCACTTCATCTAAGGGAGCCATTTCACCAAATAGTTCCCCTTTACCCAAAATATTCAGCGTTACTTCTTTACCATCTAAGTTATAAGTGCGGATTTTTACCCAGCCACTGAGAATAAAGTAGACCGAACTCCCCCAGTCATTTTCCAGCAGAATCACCTGATTGGCAGGATGACTGCGGACAACGACATGGGCGATCGCCTTTTCGACAATCGTTGCTGGCAAACCCTCAAAGAAGGGAGCCAAACGGATAGCACCTTGAGTTTGCGCTTCACGAGCGTGCAGTCGGTCTTCCATGCGGCGATGGCGTGATAAACTTTGTGGTCAGGCAGAATTCACTTAACCATAGGACAGACAGTGGATTATATCAGGTTTAATCCTTGGTGATCACAACCAGAGGAAATGATAAGTCAAGCCTACAGCAAGCCTTCTAGAAGCGCAAAACTTTCCCAGGAACTCCATGCTCACAGTGATCACCCTCCCAACCTGGATCACGCTGGCGCGGCTGCTGGCAGTTCCCCTGTTGCTGTACCTGCTCTATCAACCCGGTGAACAGTGGTTGAGTCTGGGGGTGTTTTTGGTGGCCGCCGCCACGGATTGGCTGGATGGCTATCTAGCCCGACGGTTGCACCAGGTCAGTGATCTGGGCAAGTTTCTCGACCCCCTGGTGGATAAATTCTTGGTACTGGCTCCCCTACTGGTACTGGTGGAACTGGGACGACTGCCTGCCTGGGGGGTGTTTTTAATTCTGGCAAGGGAACTGGCGATCGCGGGTTGGCGGGTGAATCAACCCATCCTCACAGGGGCAAATTTGTGGGGCAAACTCAAGACCGTGACCCAGATCGCTGCGATCGCCCTCTTAATTGCTCCCCTATCCCCCACCTGGCAGCTACCAGGCTTGATCCTATTTTGGCTCGCTGTGGCGATTACCTTGATCTCGGGCGCGATCTATCTCTGGCCCCGTAGGCCAGAGATGGGGGATGTTGCCTCCAGTTGAGCCTTTACCAGTTGGGCGAGCTTTGGCGCTGCACCGGGGGCTCCCCGCACCTGCTGTAACCGCTGCTGCATCTGGTGTAGCTGGGTTGGATGGCACAACAGATCAAATACCTGATCCGCGATCGCCGTCGGTTGAAGTTGCCCTAGCAGTTCCGGCACTATGGCTTCTCCTGCCCAGATGTTAGGCCAGGCTAAGAGTCCCAACCGCCCCATGGCCACCCGATTAATCAGCCGCGCAAATAGAGTACCTACCCCCGGCAGATTAGCCAGCAACCCTGGTAGCCCATCCCAGGCGCGCATGGCATCCAGTTGTTGGGTGGGCAATAGCACGATCATCGGCACCCCCAGGGAACCTAACTCGGCGGTATTCGCCCCCACTGTGGTCAGGCAAAGGTGGCACTGCCGCAGCAGCGAATAATGGGGGAAATCAGTCCAGAGGGTTACTCGCAGACCGGTGGGGGTTTCTAGATAGGGGCGTTCCCTGGGAGCAGCGGGGGTCACTAACTTGGCTGCGATGCCGCCCATGCGCTGGATGCAGACGTTGGAGTTAGGGTTGGCAAAGCTCGCCAGGGTCTTTAGATCCAGGGTGGGGGCAACGGGAATCACAAACCGGGTTTGTGGGCGCAGGGTCTGGAGGTGGTGGGCGATCGCCAGCACTAAGGGCATCCCCTGGGTTAACTTGGCCGCTTTGGAGCCAGGTAACAGCCCGATCAACTCACTATCAGGACGCAAATCTAGGGCCTGGGCAATATCTGGTTGATGGGGGGCGGTGGCTAGGGTTGCCACTTCCGCAATCAGGTCGCCAACCACTTGGAGTTTATGGGCATACTGGGGGGGAACCCGCTTAATGAGGTCAGGTTTCATCACCCCAAAGGCATCAATCCAAGCAGGCCAGCGGGCGTCCCATTCTGCATAAACCACGGTGCGATACCCTAAACGCCTGCCGATCAGTACCGGGAAGATCTGATCCCCGCCTAGAAACACGACGACACCGCGATCGCGCCAGTCCCAAGCTTCGGGGGTCTGCCCCCAGAGCAAAAACCCCCAGAAGTGATCGGCAGCCTGCACCCGATCGATCTCTGGGTAACCGCGAGCCATCGGGACTTCTTGGCCGGTGGCATGGGGACAGGGGGAAAGCATCAGGGAAATTCGGACCTGGGTGGGATCAGTCCCCAGGGTTTGGCGTAATGCCTGCACCGTTGGTTTGACCCAGGTTGCCAACTCCCCCGGCCCATTCGCCAGAATGAGGATATCAACCGCTGGCACAGGTTTTTCCAAAACACTTCCGTTCACGCATACTCTCATTATTTATGGCTTCTATGCCAAGCTATCTCAGAATTCTCGGCTTGTTCTGGAGGACGGCGATCGCCGCCGAAATGGAATACCGTCTGAACTTTTTGCTGGCAGCCCTCAGCAGCATCGGCAATCTTGCTGGCAGTCTCTTTGGTTTATTTCTGTTCTATCGCACCGGGTATACCTTTCGAGACTGGAGTTGGGTAGAAGCATTGGTTGTCTTGGGGATCTTTACCCTGCTGCAAGGATTTTGTAGCACCTTTCTGGCTCCCAACCTCAATAGCATTGTCCGCCAAGTCCAACAGGGAACCCTAGATTTTGTGCTACTGAAACCGATTAATAGTCAGTTTTGGTTGTCGGTGCGCACCCTCTCACCCTGGGGAATTCCCGATATCTTCTTTGGTTGCCTCTTAGTGGGGTATGCCGGAAACCATTTGGGATTGACTCTGGAAAACTATGGGTGGGTATTACTCCCCCTCGGTTGTGGGTTGATCAGTCTCTACAGCATCTGGTTCATGTTGGGAGCCACTAGCATCTGGTTTGTCAAGATTTATAATGTCACAGAGGTGTTGAGGGGGCTCTTAGAGGCGGGTCGATTTCCCATGGTGGCCTATCCCTCGGCGTTTCGCTTTTTCTTTACCTTTGTGATTCCAGTCGCCTTTTTAACCACTGTTCCCTCTGAAGCCCTCCTGGGACGGAGTGAAATTGGGTGGTTGATCGGTGCCGTCGGATTAGCCCTAGGCTTACTCTTCAGTGCGAATGCCTTCTGGAAATTGGCGCTGCGATTTTATACCAGTGCCTCTAGCTAAGGTGAAATCTGGGGTCGGCTCACCGCTCCTGCCCTGAAACCAGTAAATTTGATCATAGTTGTGGTGATCAAGACTGCAATTGTGAGAAATGGCACACAACCTTGACCGATCTCGGACGGTTCCGGGTAGGCTAGGGTCATTTATAGGCTCATTCTATTCAGTATGGTCAATGATCCTTCCCGTAGAACTACGCCTGAGGAGCAAGAACTCAGTAAGAAACTGGCAGAGTTAAATGCCTTTGAAGCGGAACTGGCTCAACGGGAGCTAGATCTGACCACGATGCAGGTGGAACTCCGTTCCTTTGAGAATGAATACTTACGGATGGTGGGGTTTCGCTATACAGAATTAGATCGGATTGAAGAGCAAATTGCCGAGTACCAGTTGTATTTGGAGACAGCGAAGGACTTTGCCCCCTCAGAGGGTTTGAAAAAGCTCTACCGGGAAATTGCCAAACGCATCCATCCCGATCTGGCAACAGACCCGGAGGAACGAACCCGCCGTCAGCAGTTGATGATCGAAGCCAATCAAGCCTATGAGGCTGGAGATGAAGCTCGTTTACAAACCATTCTTCAAGAGTGGGAACAGAGTCCCGAGTCCATTGGGGGAGAGGGGGTGGTAGCAGAGTTGATCCGAGTGATCCGGAAAATCTTTCAGGTGCAAGATCGCCTCAAAGCCATTGAAACCGAGATTGAGACCCTGCATCAGTCCGAACTTTATCTCCTGCGTCGCAAGGTGCAGCAAGCCCAAGAGCGGGGACGGAACCTGTTGGCAGACATGGCTGTGCAACTGGAAGAACAGATTACCGATGCCAAGGATCGACTGGAAGCATTGAAGAGTCAGTTGGGGCTATGACGATGAATCCCGATCACCCGCCAGAACCAGCAGGGCTGGTACCCATTGGCAAAGATCCCTCCCCAGAGCCACCGCTGGAATCCCTGGAATGGGAGGATCCTTCCCAATACCTAGTGCGTCGGGGCTTGGCCTTGGCCGAACTGCTAGAGCAACCCCAGGAGGATTCGCAACCCGATCTGTCGCCGTCCGTTGCTGCCTTTGTGCCCTGGCAGTGTTTCCATACCTGGAGTGAACACACCAAACAGGTACAGGCGATCGCCCTGAGTGGCAATCGGCAGTGGCTGGCCAGTGGCAGTTACGATCGTACGGTTCAACTCTGGCAGGTGCAGACTGGCAGGCACCATCTGACCTTAACAGCACATACGGACTATGTGACCACCGTTGCTTTTAGCCCCGATAGTCAACTGCTGGTGACCGGCAGTTGGGATCGCACCCTCAAACTCTGGCGACCGGAGTCAGGGGAACTGCTGGATACCCTGCCGGTGTATTCCAACCGAGTGATTGCCGTGGCGGTGAGTCCCCAAGGGCAAATCCTGGCCTGTGGACTGGTGGGGGGGCAATATTGAGCTCTGGAGTTTAGTCACGGGTAAGTTAGTGCGCACCCTCTTTGGCCATCTCAGTGATACCCGCTCGATTGCCTTTAGTACGGATGGACAATGGCTGGCCAGTGGTAGTGAGGATGGTACTGCCCGCCTCTGGCACCCGGAGACAGGAGAATGCTGTCGGCAGTTTTCCCATCCCCTAACCCAGGTGTATGCTGTGGCCTTTGGGGTTGATGGCCAAACTCTGATCACGGGGAGCAAGGATCGGGTGATTCGCCTCTGGGATCGAGAGACCGGCAAGCTGCGGCAGAAATTGCAGGGGCATCGGGATGCCATTTCCTCCTTAGCAGTGCATCCAGAGGGACAGTGGCTGCTCAGCGGCAGTTGGGATCACACCCTGAATCTCTGGCACTTGACAACGGGGGCGCAATTGCAAACCCTTGAAGCCCACACCGATGTGGTCACTGCTGTCGGTTTTGACCCCCTCGGGCAATGGGTGGTGAGTGGCAGTTGGGATCGTACCTGCAAGCTATGGGTCAGGGAAGGAGCCGCCCCGCCTTTCCAACCGATGACGCTGCCCCCAGAACCCCCTGCCACAGCCCCGGTGGCGATCGCGGCGGTCGCTCAGGATTTTTATAATCGCAGCCTCACCCGATCGCTCCAGGGTGACTATTTAGGGGCGATCGCTGAATTAAACCAAGCCCTGCAAATCCAGCCCGAATTTGCAGCGGCCTATCGCAATCGCGGAGCC includes:
- a CDS encoding Crp/Fnr family transcriptional regulator, whose product is MEDRLHAREAQTQGAIRLAPFFEGLPATIVEKAIAHVVVRSHPANQVILLENDWGSSVYFILSGWVKIRTYNLDGKEVTLNILGKGELFGEMAPLDEVPRSTDVITLAATMVGNMPAQDFVQLLHTEPMAGIRLAQLMARRLRQLNRRLRLRESDSTSRVADILLFLADGQGKQGQQGLEIPNLPHRELSSLSGLARETVTRVLSKLEKKALIVRDRDSLSIPDVVALEKLLV
- the pgsA gene encoding CDP-diacylglycerol--glycerol-3-phosphate 3-phosphatidyltransferase — encoded protein: MLTVITLPTWITLARLLAVPLLLYLLYQPGEQWLSLGVFLVAAATDWLDGYLARRLHQVSDLGKFLDPLVDKFLVLAPLLVLVELGRLPAWGVFLILARELAIAGWRVNQPILTGANLWGKLKTVTQIAAIALLIAPLSPTWQLPGLILFWLAVAITLISGAIYLWPRRPEMGDVASS
- a CDS encoding lipid-A-disaccharide synthase yields the protein MNGSVLEKPVPAVDILILANGPGELATWVKPTVQALRQTLGTDPTQVRISLMLSPCPHATGQEVPMARGYPEIDRVQAADHFWGFLLWGQTPEAWDWRDRGVVVFLGGDQIFPVLIGRRLGYRTVVYAEWDARWPAWIDAFGVMKPDLIKRVPPQYAHKLQVVGDLIAEVATLATAPHQPDIAQALDLRPDSELIGLLPGSKAAKLTQGMPLVLAIAHHLQTLRPQTRFVIPVAPTLDLKTLASFANPNSNVCIQRMGGIAAKLVTPAAPRERPYLETPTGLRVTLWTDFPHYSLLRQCHLCLTTVGANTAELGSLGVPMIVLLPTQQLDAMRAWDGLPGLLANLPGVGTLFARLINRVAMGRLGLLAWPNIWAGEAIVPELLGQLQPTAIADQVFDLLCHPTQLHQMQQRLQQVRGAPGAAPKLAQLVKAQLEATSPISGLRGQR
- a CDS encoding STAS domain-containing protein, with translation MALQILVENTNSSTLRLALNGQLDTLTATELDQSIQNTLTPSINTLVLDLQNLSFVSSAGLRIFAKTRKIMKSRDGKLFFTNLTPQVQKVFDIVKAVPLSEVFRNTKELDEYLALMQSNVD
- a CDS encoding DUF2232 domain-containing protein, with translation MSVPLEDNSASASETNDNFDPETILTPDILPPRRPRKPLAPDPALILVETAFLASAASLIWLVNAYFPLGPLLRLLFPLPIALVYLRWGNRAAWMAALVSGLLLSVLMGPARSILFVMPFGFLGVLLGYCWHRGTQWWVSISLGSLLGAIGLLFRIWLLSILAGEDLWLYVTVQIRGTLDWLFLKLGWLIQPDLLLVQASALGLVVFNSILYVFVVHLVAWWLLERLGNPIPDPPTWVQVLLEDS
- a CDS encoding SpoIIE family protein phosphatase, which codes for MNEIAQAHINTVAHEIEGKFMAMEQSFVIPIQILQKGGTDQDYNPIQDDGVSLSSLLKILVEQHPNIQEVALVNIPNYLSAITAIGWQFDRQKSFKSLNKNEAKIWQTHCHIKSITSSTQPFWTQPYLLENSSGSPSITYCIPLFKPSHFRRTATNKLLAIEVSLNWLSPFLAQQLTQSDPANYLSLGDPFVLSPANGQWIVKPGNPKKVESWFSEKSYTLSDHQQGRSFINARINSQGTLIETTVPSQKWVIGILFPTEKLEKLQQQYLWLVIFSMSKDMVLMCVVIALISQLTTRPLRALIITTEEMAQGNLNTNLPPVTSVDEVGRLTQSFRRMRDSLLLHIHNLKETTAAKQKLESELSIAAQIQRTMVPRTNVLSAPSSPYEISALLKPARFVGGDFYDFFLLGSDRLCLIIGDVAGKGFPAALLMARTITLIRTLTKISSTPQDILSTVNQELCRENEECLFVTIFCGVLDLDTGKFIFASGGHDAPLLMRHQQVQHLELVTASPLGLYEDSVFSQNECVLVPNDLILFYTDGITEAMNSQGELFSETRLVKLMTYYPPTSSLRAVRTVEQFCQKFVGNAPQSDDITLFALKYLPSSPFSQAENVMKWHLTLNSKLTELEAARQYLGKILQAAHLKMELIEDAQFILEEILVNIIQYGYENRSDGYIDLRIEINTQQLRMIFEDNGKPFNPLTEILPPDLTMNDEQRSQGGLGVFFGKSNCRAGKLCLSEWQEYSNGLSINR
- the cobT gene encoding nicotinate mononucleotide-dependent phosphoribosyltransferase CobT, which translates into the protein MVISRAVIAGLHLPCWLFNAGLPHPLSVPAIDLQGQPARCLTQGQALDLATVHTLFHQGQQWGKTLAVAASDSYLILSECVVGGTTTALAVLTGLGIAAGGKVNSSHPTCNHAQKWDCVQQGLQRAGLWQQPTVDPWQLLAAVGDPMQVAVASMVIAASQSCGILLAGGTQMLAVFALCCAIAQTYALNWQPQQVVVGTTRWVAEDPTGDTAGLATLIGSHYGITPCLLATQLSFAPAPYPQLQVYEQGYVKEGVGAGGCAIAAHLYQGWSQTQLLQAIGAQIRDCIDKQS
- a CDS encoding WD40 repeat domain-containing protein, coding for MNPDHPPEPAGLVPIGKDPSPEPPLESLEWEDPSQYLVRRGLALAELLEQPQEDSQPDLSPSVAAFVPWQCFHTWSEHTKQVQAIALSGNRQWLASGSYDRTVQLWQVQTGRHHLTLTAHTDYVTTVAFSPDSQLLVTGSWDRTLKLWRPESGELLDTLPVYSNRVIAVAVSPQGQILACGLVGGQY
- a CDS encoding J domain-containing protein gives rise to the protein MVNDPSRRTTPEEQELSKKLAELNAFEAELAQRELDLTTMQVELRSFENEYLRMVGFRYTELDRIEEQIAEYQLYLETAKDFAPSEGLKKLYREIAKRIHPDLATDPEERTRRQQLMIEANQAYEAGDEARLQTILQEWEQSPESIGGEGVVAELIRVIRKIFQVQDRLKAIETEIETLHQSELYLLRRKVQQAQERGRNLLADMAVQLEEQITDAKDRLEALKSQLGL
- a CDS encoding ABC transporter permease; translation: MASMPSYLRILGLFWRTAIAAEMEYRLNFLLAALSSIGNLAGSLFGLFLFYRTGYTFRDWSWVEALVVLGIFTLLQGFCSTFLAPNLNSIVRQVQQGTLDFVLLKPINSQFWLSVRTLSPWGIPDIFFGCLLVGYAGNHLGLTLENYGWVLLPLGCGLISLYSIWFMLGATSIWFVKIYNVTEVLRGLLEAGRFPMVAYPSAFRFFFTFVIPVAFLTTVPSEALLGRSEIGWLIGAVGLALGLLFSANAFWKLALRFYTSASS